A genomic segment from Ptychodera flava strain L36383 chromosome 23 unlocalized genomic scaffold, AS_Pfla_20210202 Scaffold_23__1_contigs__length_28996876_pilon, whole genome shotgun sequence encodes:
- the LOC139123464 gene encoding zinc finger protein 25-like: MKSNLTHDLCWRQGHRAECSGVRVRDQSQKTAMDPISSQTACFTSTLKNRLLMECKDFLEKFACKVFVMVSEDGLSSQYIGSQDFVREFLTTGLKEKPGDVNVGLSPTATGHSTDGHIMGVPSEETYEESKNLNNLVKKEDVFLEEYTSSFDLANAPTHLHNDVINIAVDKSRSGELAIAEESAEIGNKLTEAEVMDDMRNTGEPDNDVLKFDEECTETVRESGSCEDNQQRETEIEETQCIGTLKNQENSNQIYPIALRQNIREMVSSSVDASPSAFGRSYDKNGDITIDETNNEDNSSDADTNQINTLVESCNGSSKNGNEKPKFQRKKHEREGKLMMTDEGLEIHKERIRKAMIDDKPYTCEKCGKGYKKQQGLSLHMSLGVCVRQKCKYCGLEFLLKDWQKHMVDSHAEEIPVFPCNYCDRTFINCATRSNHILSKHSNDVFECDVCKRVFSYRSALTKHKRSTVKERYCDMKFTTEGIRSTHEKELHSEVSAVCTVCEEKFDTRAKMANHLRTAHVEPGFKCSFCNKKFHHMGGWKAHLETHGLLSSKYSCKICKKVFYIKSEYRKHRHRDCTKPEYLCDICGRQFKKGANLRLHASTHSKPTIKCDLCPRVFKLKTTLTAHIKSVHSDEKPWKCNVCGYRCKLRENLLKHTRIHNK; the protein is encoded by the exons ATGAAAAGTAACTTGACCCATGACCTATGCTGGAGGCAAGGACACAGAGCTGAGTGTTCAGGTGTACGAGTGCGCGATCAGTCCCAGAAAACAGCGATGGATCCAATATCATCACAAACAGCTTGTTTTACAAGCACGCTGAAAAATCGACTGCTTATGGAA TGTAAAGATTTCCTGGAGAAGTTTGCTTGCAAAGTGTTTGTCATGGTCTCTGAAGATGGGCTGTCATCTCAGTATATTGGAAGTCAAGACTTTGTCAGAGAATTTTTGACAACTGGACTGAAAGAAAAACCAGGTGATGTTAATGTTGGACTGAGTCCTACTGCTACTGGCCATAGTACTGATGGACATATCATGGGTGTACCATCAGAGGAAACTTATGAGGAAAGTAAAAATCTTAACAATCTTGTAAAGAAGGAAGATGTATTCTTAGAGGAATATACTTCGTCGTTCGACCTTGCAAATGCAcctactcatttgcataatgatgTCATCAATATAGCTGTTGATAAGAGCAGATCAGGAGAGCTGGCCATTGCGGAGGAAAGTGCTGAAATAGGCAACAAACTAACTGAAGCTGAAGTTATGGATGACATGAGAAATACTGGTGAACCAGACAATGATGTACTGAAATTTGATGAGGAATGTACTGAAACTGTGAGAGAAAGTGGATCATGTGAAGACAATCAGCAAAGAGAGACGGAGATTGAAGAAACACAGTGTATAGGAACTTTGAAAAATCAGGAGAATAGTAATCAAATTTATCCAATAG CTCTCCGTCAAAATATTCGAGAGATGGTAAGCTCTTCCGTTGATGCTTCACCATCAGCCTTTGGAAGAAGTTACGACAAAAATGGTGACATAACAATAGATGAAACAAATAATGAAGACAACTCCAGCGATGCTGATACAAATCAAATAAATACTTTGGTCGAGAGCTGCAATGGATCGTCaaaaaatggaaatgaaaaacCAAAGTTTCAGAGAAAGAAACATGAACGTGAGGGAAAGCTAATGATGACAGATGAAGGGCTGGAAATTCACAAAGAGAGAATACGGAAAGCTATGATTGATGATAAACCATACACTTGTGAGAAATGTGGTAAGGGTTATAAAAAACAGCAAGGGTTAAGTTTACATATGTCATTGGGCGTTTGTGTCAGACAGAAATGTAAGTATTGTGGATTGGAATTTCTTCTTAAGGACTGGCAAAAGCATATGGTTGATTCTCATGCAGAAGAGATACCAGTGTTTCCATGCAACTATTGTGATCGAACATTTATTAATTGCGCAACAAGATCAAACCATATACTGTCAAAACATTCCAATGATGTATTTGAATGTGATGTGTGTAAGCGTGTCTTTTCCTATCGTAGTGCTCTAACCAAACATAAACGATccacagtgaaagaaagatattGTGACATGAAGTTTACAACTGAGGGAATCAGATCAACTCATGAAAAGGAATTACACAGTGAAGTGTCCGCTGTCTGTACAGTCTGTGAGGAAAAATTTGACACGCGGGCAAAGATGGCAAACCATCTACGGACCGCCCACGTTGAGCCAGGATTTAAATGCTCTTTTTGTAACAAGAAATTTCACCATATGGGTGGATGGAAAGCCCATTTAGAAACCCATGGTCTGCTTTCAAGTAAATATTCTTGTAAGATATGCAAGAAGGTTTTCTACATCAAATCTGAATATCGCAAGCACCGTCATAGGGACTGCACTAAGCCTGAATATCTGTGTGATATTTGTGGACGCCAGTTTAAGAAAGGTGCCAATTTACGATTGCATGCCTCGACTCATAGTAAACCAACAATCAAATGCGATCTTTGCCCACGTGTTTTTAAGCTAAAAACTACACTAACTGCACACATTAAGTCTGTACACAGTGATGAAAAACCTTGGAAGTGTAATGTATGTGGATATCGATGTAAACTGAGGGAAAATCTTTTAAAACACACCAGAATACACAACAAGTAG
- the LOC139123907 gene encoding gastrula zinc finger protein XlCGF57.1-like isoform X1: MADNYSQSGDSVMVEEDINVNRQQSNIDTQVAKWNDGIGDINGSDNDRKTCDPDTNQTYTEIGSCEETLQNQMELEGAEFLGKLKSQESCQQNSPIAAFQNGGENESCSPDASTSNLESSYHGNRDTGNDETSDDDNSISDDTNQTNTLATSCNVSSVSGIEKPMHVRKKYERAKKPPMTDKELETHKERIRKAMIGDKSYYCEKCGKGYKTGEGLSLHLSLGICARQKCKYCGIDFLLKDWQNHMVDSHAEQIPVFPCRYCDRIFMSRSSRSGHKFLKHSNGAFECDVCKHVFSNRITLNNHKKTHIERKFKCRYCDLRFTKQGIRTGHEKHSHSKVSAVCTECGETFDTRTHMLNHLKIVHSEHKFSCSYCDKKFCSKAYLKTHLESHGELSREYTCKVCKKVFHVRSEYRNHCIRDCIKSEYLCDICGRRFKRSTNLRLHALTHSEPTLKCDLCPRAFRLKSTLTSHVKSVHSDEKPWQCDVCGYRCKLRENLFKHTRIHSR; encoded by the exons ATGGCTGACAATTATAGCCAATCAGGAGACAGTGTCATGGTGGAAGAAGATATCAATGTCAATCGACAACAATCAAACATAGATACACAAGTAGCTAAATGGAATGATGGCATAGGAGATATAAATGGATCAGACAATGACAGGAAAACTTGTGATCCAGATACTAACCAAACCTATACAGAAATTGGATCATGTGAAGAAACTCTGCAAAACCAGATGGAGTTGGAAGGGGCAGAGTTTTTGGGAAAGTTGAAAAGTCAGGAGAGCTGTCAACAAAATAGTCCTATAG CTGCTTTTCAGAATGGTGGCGAGAATGAAAGCTGCTCTCCCGATGCATCAACGTCAAACTTAGAAtctagttaccatggaaacagagACACAGGAAATGATGAAACGAGTGATGACGACAACTCCATAAGTGATGACACTAATCAAACGAATACTTTGGCCACAAGTTGCAATGTGTCCTCAGTGAGTGGAATTGAAAAACCTATGCATGTGAGAAAGAAATATGAGCGCGCCAAAAAGCCGCCCATGACAGACAAAGAGTTAGAAACTCACAAAGAGAGAATACGAAAAGCCATGATTGGTGATAAATCTTATTATTGTGAGAAATGTGGTAAGGGTTATAAAACAGGGGAAGGATTGAGTTTACATCTGTCATTGGGCATTTGTGCCAGACAGAAATGTAAGTATTGCGGAATAGACTTTCTACTGAAGGATTGGCAAAATCACATGGTTGATTCTCATGCAGAACAGATACCAGTGTTTCCATGCAGGTATTGTGATCGAATATTCATGAGTCGCTCATCAAGATCAGGTCACAAATTCCTTAAACACTCAAATGGTGCATTTGAATGTGACGTGTGCAAACATGTCTTTTCCAATCGCATTACGTtaaataatcataaaaaaacCCACATTGAAAGAAAGTTCAAGTGTAGATATTGTGACCTCAGGTTTACAAAACAAGGGATCAGAACAGGTCATGAAAAGCATTCACACAGTAAAGTTTCAGCTGTCTGTACAGAGTGTGGTGAAACGTTTGATACTCGAACACATATGTTAAACCATTTGAAGATTGTTCACTCAGAGCACAAATTTAGTTGTTCCTATTGCGACAAGAAATTTTGTAGTAAGGCATATTTGAAAACCCATTTAGAAAGTCATGGCGAACTTTCCAGGGAATACACTTGCAAGGTATGCAAGAAAGTTTTCCATGTGAGATCTGAATATCGCAATCATTGTATTAGGGACTGCAttaagtctgaatatctgtgtgATATTTGTGGACGCCGGTTTAAGAGGAGTACTAATTTACGATTGCATGCCTTAACTCATAGTGAACCAACACTCAAATGCGATCTTTGCCCACGTGCTTTTAGGCTAAAAAGTACACTAACTTCACATGTTAAGTCTGTACATAGTGATGAAAAACCCTGGCAATGTGATGTATGTGGATATCGATGTAAACTGAGGGAAAATCTATTTAAACACACCAGAATACACAGCAGGTAG
- the LOC139123907 gene encoding gastrula zinc finger protein XlCGF57.1-like isoform X2 → MSICYNMSYHIPRFTYPCKPMGKGALTAAFQNGGENESCSPDASTSNLESSYHGNRDTGNDETSDDDNSISDDTNQTNTLATSCNVSSVSGIEKPMHVRKKYERAKKPPMTDKELETHKERIRKAMIGDKSYYCEKCGKGYKTGEGLSLHLSLGICARQKCKYCGIDFLLKDWQNHMVDSHAEQIPVFPCRYCDRIFMSRSSRSGHKFLKHSNGAFECDVCKHVFSNRITLNNHKKTHIERKFKCRYCDLRFTKQGIRTGHEKHSHSKVSAVCTECGETFDTRTHMLNHLKIVHSEHKFSCSYCDKKFCSKAYLKTHLESHGELSREYTCKVCKKVFHVRSEYRNHCIRDCIKSEYLCDICGRRFKRSTNLRLHALTHSEPTLKCDLCPRAFRLKSTLTSHVKSVHSDEKPWQCDVCGYRCKLRENLFKHTRIHSR, encoded by the exons ATGTCCATATGCTATAATATgtcttatcatatacctagattcacgtacccatgtaaacctatgggaaaaggcgctcttacag CTGCTTTTCAGAATGGTGGCGAGAATGAAAGCTGCTCTCCCGATGCATCAACGTCAAACTTAGAAtctagttaccatggaaacagagACACAGGAAATGATGAAACGAGTGATGACGACAACTCCATAAGTGATGACACTAATCAAACGAATACTTTGGCCACAAGTTGCAATGTGTCCTCAGTGAGTGGAATTGAAAAACCTATGCATGTGAGAAAGAAATATGAGCGCGCCAAAAAGCCGCCCATGACAGACAAAGAGTTAGAAACTCACAAAGAGAGAATACGAAAAGCCATGATTGGTGATAAATCTTATTATTGTGAGAAATGTGGTAAGGGTTATAAAACAGGGGAAGGATTGAGTTTACATCTGTCATTGGGCATTTGTGCCAGACAGAAATGTAAGTATTGCGGAATAGACTTTCTACTGAAGGATTGGCAAAATCACATGGTTGATTCTCATGCAGAACAGATACCAGTGTTTCCATGCAGGTATTGTGATCGAATATTCATGAGTCGCTCATCAAGATCAGGTCACAAATTCCTTAAACACTCAAATGGTGCATTTGAATGTGACGTGTGCAAACATGTCTTTTCCAATCGCATTACGTtaaataatcataaaaaaacCCACATTGAAAGAAAGTTCAAGTGTAGATATTGTGACCTCAGGTTTACAAAACAAGGGATCAGAACAGGTCATGAAAAGCATTCACACAGTAAAGTTTCAGCTGTCTGTACAGAGTGTGGTGAAACGTTTGATACTCGAACACATATGTTAAACCATTTGAAGATTGTTCACTCAGAGCACAAATTTAGTTGTTCCTATTGCGACAAGAAATTTTGTAGTAAGGCATATTTGAAAACCCATTTAGAAAGTCATGGCGAACTTTCCAGGGAATACACTTGCAAGGTATGCAAGAAAGTTTTCCATGTGAGATCTGAATATCGCAATCATTGTATTAGGGACTGCAttaagtctgaatatctgtgtgATATTTGTGGACGCCGGTTTAAGAGGAGTACTAATTTACGATTGCATGCCTTAACTCATAGTGAACCAACACTCAAATGCGATCTTTGCCCACGTGCTTTTAGGCTAAAAAGTACACTAACTTCACATGTTAAGTCTGTACATAGTGATGAAAAACCCTGGCAATGTGATGTATGTGGATATCGATGTAAACTGAGGGAAAATCTATTTAAACACACCAGAATACACAGCAGGTAG
- the LOC139124273 gene encoding uncharacterized protein yields MKEFPAHSSCRAVISLQPAVSYVAFLSKIIGISHSKMCSRVPVDLQFDEDLGQLMSDRHRDFLDDIESEHQQRQLASDESSNGSDSENSESDSDDECQTSSQDLVANFTASTESSRETDGNASEVTAEFQVGCGCSNRCYSQLNADRVFQYRLNLAEFTKTEKDILLLAKMEQMEKKGDTRRGKIRECQRFRYEFDGYEICEKAWRFIHDISVWSYKSLKAHYKVNGIAPREHGLKGKKAHNAFSFEIIQHVVQFIMEYSNEFGLPMPAVPRGREGTPPVYLPSSITKERVYSAYVESCEQTQPPLTHVGLTTLRTSQFG; encoded by the exons atgaaagagTTTCCCGCCCATAGCTCTTGTCGAGCCGTCATCAGTCTGCAACCTGCCGTGTCGTACGTTGCTTTCCTCTCTAAAATCATCGGCATTTCTCACAGTAAAATGTGTTCAAGAGTTCCCGTTGACCTTCAATTCGACGAAGATCTAGGGCAATTAATGTCCGATAGACATCGGGATTTCCTTGATGACATCGAAAGTGAACACCAACAACGCCAACTTGCAAGCGACGAAAGCAGCAACGGTAGCGACTCAGAGAACTCTGAATCCGATTCGGATGATGAATGCCAAACATCGTCGCAGGATTTGGTTGCAAATTTTACTGCTTCTACCGAATCCAGTCGTGAGACTGATGGAAATGCGTCTGAAGTTACTGCAGAATTTCAAGTTGGTTGCGGCTGTTCCAATCGATGTTACAGTCAACTCAACGCAGATCGGGTATTTCAGTATCGTCTTAATTTAGCCGAATTCACAAAGACGGAGAAAGACATACTCCTGCTTGCGAAGATGGAACAGATGGAAAAGAAAGGTGACACAAGGAGAGGAAAGATACGAGAATGTCAGAGATTCAGATACGAATTTGACGGATACGAAATTTGCGAGAAGGCATGGCGATTTATTCATGACATCA GTGTTTGGAGTTACAAATCTCTGAAAGCCCATTACAAGGTCAATGGCATAGCACCTAGAGAACATGGTTTGAAAGGAAAGAAGGCTCATAATGCTTTTTCATTTGAG ATCATCCAGCACGTTGTGCAGTTCATAATGGAGTACTCAAATGAGTTTGGTTTGCCTATGCCAGCTGTACCACGTGGAAGGGAAGGCACTCCACCAGTCTACTTACCATCCAGTATCACCAAGGAGAGAGTCTACTCAGCTTATGTAGAGTCATGTGAGCAGACACAGCCACCTCTGACACATGTTGGACTCACAACTTTAAGAAC ATCACAGTTTGGGTGA